One Longimicrobium sp. genomic window, GGACCGAAAGCCGACGCACGCCGGCATCGATCCCTACAACTTCTACATCGACCGCAACTCAGCCGACAACGTGCTGCCGGTGAGGTAGCCGCGCCCGCGAAGCACACTTTTTTGTCTTGTTCCACTCCGTCCGGCCATGTATCGTGCCGCAATGCCGATCGAGTGTTTCGGCGTGTTCACCATGATCATGGAGGAATCAATGAAGAAGGTACGTCACATCGTGATCTTCAAGTACGCGGCGGCTGCGGCCGCCGATCAGATTCAGCAGGTGACGGATGCGCTCGCGGCCCTGACACACAAGATCCCGGGCATCAGGTCGTTCGAGCACGGCGTAAACAACAGCCCGGAAAAGAAGAACCTGGGCTTCACGCACGTCTACCAATTCACCTTCGACGACGCGGCCTCACGCGATATCTATCTGGAACATCCCGACCACATACAGTTCCAGCACTTCGTCGGCCAACTCGGCATCCTCAACGATGCGTTCGTCGTAGACTACAAGGTCGCTGTCGCCGTGGACGCGCGGCGAGATGAGCGAGACGCTCCATCCAGCACCTGTTGCCACGGGCGGCGCGACTGACGGCACCCCGAACCCCTCCTGCCACAACGGCCGCAGCCCGGTGCCCGGGGTGCGGTCGTTCTGTTTGCGGCACCGGGGCGTGCCCCACCTCGCCAACGCCGCCCCGCCTTGTCGGACGGGGCGGCGCGCGCACAGATTGCGGGCCGCGAGCAGAGACGACCGCTCGCCTCATCCACCATCCAGGGACACGACGTCATGAAGCTCCGTCTGCTCGCCGCGGCGATCGCGGCCGCGATCGCCGGTGCCGCACACGCGCAGGCGCCGGAGGTGGTCAAGGTAGATCCGCCCAACTGGTGGGCGGGCCACTCCATCAATCCCGTCCGCCTGCTCATCCGCGGCCGCAACCTGGCCGGCGCGCGCATGGAGTGCCCGCGGCTGGCGTGCGGAGACGTAAAGGTGAACGCGGCGGGGACGTACGCGTTCGTCGACGTCACGGTTGGCGACGCGGCGGCGCCGGGGCGGTACCCGCTCACCCTGCGCACGGACGGCGGCGCGGCGCAGGTGCCGTTCACCGTGTCGGCGGCGCTGCCGGCCACGGGGCGCTACCAGGGCTTCGGCCCCGACGACGTGCTGTACCTGCTGATGCCGGACCGGTTTTCCAACGGCGACCCGCGCAACGACGAGCCGGCGGTGTCGCGCGGCATCCTGGACCGCGGGGGCGCGCGGCGCTGGCACGGCGGCGACCTGGAGGGGGTACGCCAGAAGCTGCCGTACCTGCGCGACCTGGGGATCACCGCCATCTGGATGAACCCCATCTACGACAACACCAACACGCTCGACACCAAGGAAGTCTACGACGGGCAGCCGACGACCGCGTACCACGGCTACCACGCCATCGACTACTACGCGGTCGAAGAGCGCTTCGGCGACATGCAGGCGCTGCGGCGGCTGGTGGACGAGGCGCACG contains:
- a CDS encoding Dabb family protein; amino-acid sequence: MIMEESMKKVRHIVIFKYAAAAAADQIQQVTDALAALTHKIPGIRSFEHGVNNSPEKKNLGFTHVYQFTFDDAASRDIYLEHPDHIQFQHFVGQLGILNDAFVVDYKVAVAVDARRDERDAPSSTCCHGRRD